Below is a window of Leuconostoc gasicomitatum LMG 18811 DNA.
GGTACAATTCGTGATAATTTGACCTATGGATTGCCACAACAGTTTTCAGACGAACGTTTGTGGGAAGTTTTACGATTAGCTTATGCGGATAATTTTGTGGATCAACTACCGGAAAAATTAAATACGCAAGTTGGTGAGCGTGGGGTAAAAGTTTCTGGAGGTCAACGTCAACGTTTGGCTATTGCACGTGCTTTCTTGCGAGATCCAAAGATTTTGATGTTAGACGAAGCAACAGCGAGCTTGGATTCGGAATCTGAAGCAATGGTACAACGTGCACTTGAGCAATTAATGCAAGGCCGAACAACACTAGTTATCGCACATCGTTTGTCAACAATTGTTGATGCGGATAAAATTTACTTTATTGAGCATGGCGAAGTGACAGGATCTGGTACTCACCAGGAGCTGTTAGATAATCATAAATTATATGCAGAATACGTGTCTGAACAATTTGTTACCAAATAGTTTAGATCAAAATAATTGGTTATCAAAAAATATTAATGAAATGTGATTATTAATAGAAGATTAAAAATGATATACTTTATACATATAGTAATATTAAATATGAGGGGATAAAAGTATGTATAACTTATGTGAAAAAGTTGGGGAAAGAATGACTAGTAGACAGGCATTCTTTGTAAAAAAATTTGTACAGGTCTTTAGTATAATTGGTGCGATTCAGGTATTAATGAATATTATATCGCATGACTATTTGATTGTTGATTTTGATAAGGTAGTTATTTTTTCAATTGCTGTTAGCATCGTACTCATGAAAAGGAAATACGTTAGCAATACAAAAATTTGTTAGAAGAATACGTTCTCTCCGATAAGAACAAACTGATTGAAATCCATTTGAATTTCAATCAATTACATACTACTAAATAGGGGGGCAGTCATTATGGCACAGATAAAATGGTATGCTGGCGGGCAAGAACGAGGGAAAGTTGCGTTAGAACTTATAATACAGCTACTCAAGGAACTAGACGGCACGGGCACGGCATATGATGATTTAAAACACGTTCTAGCTGTGTATTTTAATGAAATTAAAACCGAATCAGGATCTATACCCTTGATATTTAGCCGAATGAATCTTGATGTCTCAAATGTTATGATAAAAAATCATATCGTGTTACCAGAAAACGCGCAACAAACGATGAAAAAATTATCTCAACTCAATCAATTAAGATATGGGTATTGAAACGATACAGGTAGAAAATATCAAATTACCCCTAACAGATTTATGAAAAAAGTCAATAATATATATTGGCCGAAAAATCAAAGAAACTTGTGTAAATTTGGTTATTTGCTTTTGCTATAATGTGTGTTAGGGGCTGCAGAAAATGAAACAAAGCTCTCTAGGGGTTGCCTATACTTAAAATCTGATGACGGCGGTTGGTAGCGTCTGAGGTGTGAGGTATAGGTTTTTTATTGCGCTAGATATTAAGTAAGGGGGAAATTATGGAAAAAGAACAGTTATTAGCTGTGTTAATGGCATTTAAAGATGGCGAAATTAATGAACAACAAATAGTTGATCACGCATGCAATAGTATTAAGAAAAATGTTAATACAAATAAAGTTCAGAAAGAAGTTGTACGCGATTTGAGAGGATTATTGATCAAGCAAACTTTATCAGAAAATGGCTTGCTACTCTGGCGTCAACTTGAAAATCCTGACATCAATATACCAAGCCGATTCTTTTTTGGTTTGTAATGTGGCGTATATCAATCAAGTAAGAGGAGAATTATGAATAGTCAGAAACAACAATTATGGGACAATATGTCTGTATTAGTAACAGATAATACACTTAGCGAAATGGAAAAGGAAATTTTAGGTATAGCTAATAAGGCATTACGTGGCGGGTTAGATGAGGAAATGATTGCTATTGATTTAAAGCACGAATTATCTTTCTTATCATCCAATCAACCGCTTTCTAAAAATATGGGACCTTTTTTAACAGAGCTATCACGCTTATACTTGGACTATGACCGTCGTGACAATATGAGTATATGAGGTATCATATCAAGATGTACGATCGAGGCAGGTATAATAAATAAACTAGCAAGAGGTGAACGTTGTGATAAATCATATTGCTTTAAACAACTTTGTGAAAAAAAGTGGGACGAATAAACCACTATCCCTTGATCCTAATGAGTTATTATCTCATCATTTAATGATTGTTGGGGCGACAGGAAATGGTAAATCAACATCATTATTATCTTTGGTTGAATCGTTACAGCAATCGCAGCAAACGAGTATTATTTTTGATGCAACAGGTGAATATAGTCAAATACCACATGCTATTACCTATACTTTGGGAGAAGATGCTAATTTAGATTTTGCAGAATTAGAAGCTAAGGATGTTGGAAACATATTAGGCATCAAAAATGCTAATTTAGTCCCAAAATTAGCTATGGCAATTGAATCACTTAAGATACAGAACAATGTCATCAAAAATAATGGTACCTATATCAAAATCAATAAAAAATTGACGACATTTGATCAGGAGCAACAAAAATTATCAGTTTTTGGACGTGATTATGATGCGACATTGTTGATGACACAAGTTATTCAAGAGTTTGCTGTACCATTTGGTGATTCAAGGGCAAATTATGATTTATTAGGCCAAGAAATTGATCATGAAGCGGTAAGATCACAATGGGGGGATCTATTAAGTGGGCAATCTCGTGTGAGACAGCCCACTTTAAATCGTGTGTTTAATATGCACCACAATCATACTGTACCTCGGGTGACACAGACAGATATATTTTACATTTTAAAGTTATTTTCTGAACGCCGAAGCCAGCAACGCACACTTGTCATTGATGTTAGTCAGTTGAAAACAGGTAGTGATGTTAGCCGATTAGTATTATCACTCCTACTCAAAAAGCTACTGGCCATCAGAATGGCTAGCACGATTCGTTTTCCAATCACAATTTTTCTTGATGAAGCACATCGCTATATGCCAGAAAACGAGCAACAACTTAATGATACTGGTTTGTTTAAAATACTGCGTGAGGGACGTAAGTATGGTATTTATTCTGTGGTTTCAACACAATCACCTTTAGATATACCTGCACAGTTAAGCGGTCAATTTGGTAGTGTATTGATTCATCAATTAAATCATCCCGATGAGTTACAACAGATTGTCAGCTTAAAAAACATAGCTGATTATCATAATTTATCCGTTGGGCAAGCTATACTTAAAATGTACCGCAACCCAAACACCATGCTAGTTGACGTCACGAAGCCAACGACTAAACATGACACAGCCTCGCCGAAGTTTAGGTAAAAAGGATGTTTATTGCAGCCTATCAATATCGCTTAACCTAGTTAGCTTTGGTTAATCCCTTCATAAAGAGTCACATCTAGCATATAAGTAGATTGTGTTGGTACATTCATCATACGGTTTTCTAAAACAGTCACGGCAGTATCTGCTAAATCATTTATAGGTTGAACGATTGTTGGCATGTTTGGTAAAACAGTGCGTATTAAATTTGTGCCATCAAATCCAATCACCAATGGCTGATTATTGGCGTTTGCATACTTTCGTTGAATTAAGGATAAAATTTGTGCAGCTTCAACGTCATTACCAGCAAATATACCATCGACATTGGGATGTTCGTCTAATAATCTAGAAAAGATAATGTCTTTTTCGCCATGGGATAGTTCAAATTCTACTTCCCAATGATGCGGTGTAAAATGATGTTTTTTTATTGTATCGATATAACCTTGATGTCTAAGACTACTAGGCATATTTGGGTAAGTGTGACCACTGGTATGGACTATGTGTTTAGCACCTTGATCAATTAAATATTGTGTGGCTAAAACACCACCATGATAGTTATCTACGGAAATAGTCGGAATTTCATCGTTTAGAATACGTTCAACTGAAACGATGGGTAACCCGCTATATTTATTATAGGTTTGTATATTAAAATTGTGTGTTCCCACGATCAAACCATCAACTTGATGAGAGAGCAACTGTCTGAGATAGTGCTCTTCTTTTTTTTCATCATACATTGAATCGCCCACAATTACTGTATATCCTTTGAGATATAACTTTTTTTCCAATAATTCCACGAGCTCACCAAAAAAAGGATGCGCAATTGCAGGGAAAAGTAATCCGATAATATGTGTTTTTTTCTTTTGTAACTGTTGGGCGGCAGCGTTTGGTTGATAATTTAATTGGGACATTGCCTGATATACATTATCAATTGTTTTTTGGCTTAAATAGCCACGATTATTTAGAACGCGTGATACAGTTGTTTTTGATACACCCGCTAATTTTGCGACATCTTCAAGTTTATAGCTCATTATTTTACATTCCATTTATAATTAATTAAAAAAATGCTTATCAACATATTGATAAGCATGTCATTTCAATTAAAGTATACTACAAAAAGTGTGGATTAAAATATTAAATCGTCTGACTATCAAGGCGATATGTTGTGAATTGACCTGATATGGTACTATTAGCATCCGAGACCAACGATATGGCAGGCGTTCCGGCGATGTAAAATCTTTCTGTAAATACTGCTTCACCTTGTTGAACAAATATTTCGATTACACTATGATCCACAAATATATTAAAATCTAGTTGATCTAGTTCATTTACAAAGGCGTATCTTGGATCATTTGGGTGATCTATGTGGTTAAGGACAAAAGTATGTGTATCTTTGTCAAAATAAAGCGAGATAATGTCATTATTTAAGACATCTTTTACATATAGGGAGACATTGCTGGTAGCTAAGGTTGCTTTAATTTCAATAGCACTGTTATGCTGAGACAACATTGTTGTGGGTGATAAGGGACCTTGACATAGTATCTCCTGTCTTAAGCTACTCGTTTCCGCGACAGGTTGCATGGTAAGATGGTCATCATTTAAAATTAATTGTCTTGGCAATGTTAATAAGCCTGTCCAACCATCAGATTTTTCATTAAACTTGCTTTCCCACATGTCGGCCCAACCAATAACAATGCGTCGTCCGTCAGGTGAAAGCAATGTTTGTGAGGCATAAAAGTCATGTCCGTGATCTAGTTCTTGAAAGTGATTTCGCTCAAATTTTTGCGTCGTATAGTCAAACTGACCAATGAAATAACCAGTTTGGTATAAATTTTTAAATTGATATGCTTGTGGTTGAATATTCATAGGTGACATTAGGAGAATTTCTTTGCCATTCAATGTGAAAAAGTCAGGACATTCCCACATATCTCCCTCAGCTGCGATAGACTGTGATTGATCTAAAACACCTAAATACTGCCATTCAAAAAGATCTGCTGATTGGTACAAAATAGCGCGTCCCAAGCCATTGTTTGACTGATTACCTAATATAATGTAATAGAAACCATTATGCTCCCATATTTTTGGATCTCGAAAATGATGTGAACTGTCGTCTGGAGCCTGTGAAATAATAGGATTATTCGCATATTTAGTAAAGTGAATACCATCATCACTGTAAGCTAGGTTTTGATTTTGCCAGAAGTGTTCTGGATCATTATCGCCATAGTAGTGATGACCTGTATAAACAAGCCATAGACGGCCGTCCTTAACGATGGCACTACCAGAAAAAACACCACCAGTATCTTCAGAATCGCCGGGCGTGAGCGCGATTGGTAAACCTTCCCAGTGTATTAAATCGCGGCTACGCTTATGACCCCAATGCATTGGTCCCCATTGTGCAGCATAAGGATAGTGTTGATAAAAAATATGATAATAGCCCTGAAAATACACGAAGCCATTGGGGTCGTTCATCCAGCCATTTGTTGGAGCAACATGATAATTTGGCCTGTAACGTGTATTAGTTATAGGAATGAAGTTTTCTTCGGTTAGTTGTTTTGTCATTTTTGTTGACTCCTTTGTATGAAAATTAATATTGGTTTTGACTATGATTATATTTTGGCTAATGGCGTACCATTAACATCTTGAGAATCTTTTTTAAGAACGAAGAAAGCATAAATACCAGCTAATAAAACCATGACTGAAATCACATGAAATGTGTTTTGATAACCAACATGATCTCGTAGTATTCCTAATGGTGTGGATAAAATAACTTGACCTATCTGAGCAGCAATTTGAAACCCAATCATATATAATGAGGCAGATAATTTTGTGTTAAAGTGTAGTGTGAAATAGCGGAAAATTGATAACGTAAACATTGGCACCTCTAATGAATGCAACATTTTAATAGCAGAAACAGTGTAGGGATTCGTATTAAAACCACAGAGACCGATACGCATAAACATAATAACTACGCCAATCATCAATGTACGTTTGACACCAATTTTTCTCATTATAATTGGAACGACACCTAGCATAATTGCTTCAAAAAATACTTGTATGCTGTTAAGGGTGCCATACGCATGTTGACCCAGAGCTGGGCTTGAGAATAACTTTGTATAGAAATCAGGGAACATTTGCGAATCAAATATCGTATAAAAAGTCCAACTGAAGATAATAAAGATGATAACTTGCCATAGTTCTGGTAACTTGAGTAAATGTAACATATCTGACAATTTTGGAATTGAATCTTCGCGTGCTAAGTCTGAGATGGCTTGTTTAGCATCACGTTCTTCTTTAGGCACCCAAAAGATAAGGTTGGCAAGCAAAAGAATGCCAAAAATAGATCCGAACCAAAAGTTCAATTGGGGGTTAATGACAAATAGAAGCCCTGCTAGTAAAGCAACAATTGCATATCCAAAAGATCCCCATGCACGTGCTTGGCCATATTCAAAAGAAAAAACACGGCTGAATCTTTCTGTAACAGCTTCTAAAATACCAACTGCTGACAAGAATCCTGTAGATAAGACAATAGCGCCAACCCACATGCCAATCACAAAGTGGTTGGTTAAAAGTGGTGCGTATACCCAGATGAAAAAAGGACCGATTAGAGTTGAGATGATAGCATTAAAGATTAGTAAGTATCTTTTTATAAACAGCCTATCTTGAATTGCACCGTATACAAACATAAGTATCAAACTGAATAAAGAATTAGCTGAAAAAATTGTACCCACTTGTGCGCCAGATAAGCCTAAACCGCCGTTGCTTGTTGGGGATGTTAACCAGAGTTGATAAAAACTCCACCAAATGCCCCAAGAGGCAAAAAACAGTAACATACTTGTAGAACTTTGAAGATAAGATGCGTTTTTGAAAGAACGCAGTCTGCTTTTAGTAGAATTCATAATGAAACCTTTCTTTATTTAGTTTTATGTAAACGCTTACATAAAATATTATAAGATTTTATGTTCAATGTGTCAACCGATTGCTATACATTTTTACCAATTGCGTGATCATTCTTGTCAAATACGCATCGCAACCAACAGTTGCAACCTTAGCAAATAAAGGGTTACAGCAATATTAGTTATAAGATTTTTAAAAATACGATTTCATGTATAATCAAATTCATAAGTGATGCAATCTAAAGATGATAGGAGAAAATAGTATATGAAAAATGTTTTTAAATCACAATTATGCTTACTGCGGCAAAAAATGAGTTTGTCGCAGGATGCTTTAGCTCAGAAATTATATGTGTCTCGGCAATCCGTGTCTAAATGGGAGCATGGTGATGCTGAACCAGATATTGATAAGTTGATTTCATTGGCAGAGATTTTAGCAGTTGACTTGAATTTTCTATTATCAGGTCAGCAGAGCAATGAAGAACTGATTATTCGGTTACAGAATATCAGTAAGAAATTCAAAAAGACAGTGCTTAAAGACATTAATTTGTCAGTGTATGGTCGTGATCGCATTGCTTTGTTAGGTGCTAATGGGTCTGGAAAGACGACAATTATTAACACAATTGTTGGTTTGGTTAAGCCTGATGGTGGACGAGTGAGACGTTTTTTTAATTCAAGTGATGACCTGAGTGTGATGTCACAAGAGAATGTATTGATTGAATCCTTAAAAGTGCGAGAACACGTGATGCTATCAGCTCAAATTCAAAGACAATATTCACCAATATTTGTGACTGAAATGATTAAAAAATTTAATCTCAATGAGCAGGCACAAGTTATTATTAGCCAATTATCTGGTGGTCAGAGAAGAAGATTGGCATTGTTAATTAGTTTACTTAAACCATCAAAACTTTTAATTTTAGATGAACCAACAGTGGGGATGGATCTGGAATCAATTGATTTCTTTTGGCACTATCTAGATCATGTTGGTGGCAGTGTGATAACGATTACGCATGATTTTAATCAAATCGATAAATATTTTACGCGTGTTATTTTGTTAAAGAATGGTGTGATTGACAAAGATGTATCAGTTGCAGCAATACATGCCAACAACCAGACAATTGAGCAGTGGTATCGTATTAGTAATCAGGAAGTTGGGTAGCATAGGATGATTATCTGGTTGGATATTAAAGAAACATCTCGTAATAAGCGTTTCCTGTTGTTTACACTGATTTTCCCTCTGGTTTGATATAGTATGATGATTAGCATGGCCAAATCATCGGGATTCTTCACGATGTCAAACGCCTATTTTTGGGTGAGTGCTGCATGTGCAATTGGCATTGCTGGAAATGCAGTGGTAACTTTTTCAAAAAAAATTAGTCACACTAGAAAATTTTATCAGCTGCAGGCCCACACATCAAACTACAGTATGCGACGTTGGTTAATGGATCAAATGGCAGTACAAATTATTTTAAACTTTGCCATTTGTGTTGTGATTATAGTGGCTGGTTTATTGATGAAGTCGTTGGCGTTCAATTTAAATATTGTTATCATGCTTGTACTGTTTTCTTTAATGGGGATTTACTTGAGTACTATTGGCTTCTTGTTAGGTATTTTTGTGGATAGTCGAACACTTGATGCGCTCAGTATGCCATTGAGTATGGTATTTGGGATGCTCATGGTACGCCTTGATACATGGTTATCTGGAAACGTTATAGTAGCAATCACGACTGTTCAAAAATTTTTCCCGGGATATTATTTGTTTGGCATCGTACAGAAAATTATTTTGAAACAGAATTTTAGTAACGAATTTTTGAAGTTTTTACTGAGTTGTTCACTCATGGTGATACCATTTATGATTGTAGTTATTGTGCAACATAAAAAGCATGTTCCTAGCTTGTCAGCAGACGAGGTGACACAATGATTAATTTGCATGCGTATATTAAAAAGCAGTATGAGTCTGGTGCGTATAGCAATTTTGGAGAGCAAATAAAGCAACAAACAAACGATTATGATTTGGGCTGTCAACAAGCTCGTCAGGACTTTATCAATCATAGGCTACGTCATTATCCTAATGCTTTGTTACGATTTGGAAATGTTATATTACATGATAAGTTAACTGAAGTAACAACATTTGTCCAAGGCTATAATGACCAAATGTGGATATTGCGTCATTGACAAGTTGTTTTAGTATGTATGACACAAAAAAACCGAGAATTTCAATTGAAGTGAACCCAATAACTTGGACAGAATAAAAATCTGTTCAGAAAGTTATTGGGTTTTTCTATGTCAAAATATTCAAATGAATTTAAATTAATGGTCGTTAAGGAATGGTTGTCTGGTCAAAATAGTTTGCCTGAATTAGTCAAAAAATATGCCATCAATAATGATCACGCGATACGCGAATGGCGAGATGAATATCTTGTGACAGACTCGATCGGCTCTAAAAACCACAAATCCTATTCACCAGAATTTAAAATGACCGTGTTGAACTACCTTGAAACTCATTCCCACTCTGAGGCAGCCCGCCACTTTGCCGTCTTTCCCAGCACAACAATTGGTAATTGGTTGAGATCATATCGCATTTTCGGTTACCAAGTAGGCACGGCAATGGGTTAAAACCTAAACCGAAAGGCAGACAACCAACTATGGGACGCAAACGCATTCATCCACTCACACCAGAACAACAAGAACTCGCTGACTTGAAGCAAGAGAATTATCAGTTAAGCATGGAAAATGCTGTGTTACTGTGGTAGGCAACGCGTACAAAAAATTAAAAGCCTTAGTGGATCAACGAACCGAGAAAAACAAACGGCAGTAACGTCACTAAGGCGGACTAAATATTTTAAATTGGCTGATTTATTAGCGCTAATTGGCTTGAAACGGAGTACGTATTATTATTTAGAAGCTCATCCGCCCAACACGTCATTAGACAACAAAATAGCGGACGTAATACGTCAGATTAAGTCACCACAATTCCAAAACGAATATGGTTATCGTCGCGTGACAACGTTGTTGCACGACCAAGGTTATTTGGTTAACCATAAGCGCGTGCTCCGCATTATGCGTCAAAACGCACTCCTCAGCACAACGTATAACACACGTAAACGCCGCTATAATTCCTATCGCGGCACAGTAGGTCGGATTGCCGAACGTGTCATTAAACGCGACTTTCAAGCTGACGCACCTTACCAAAAGATCGTCACAGACGTCACTGAAATGCAATTAAACGATCATAATAAAGCTTATTTGACGGCGTTTGTCGATTTATATGCAGGCGAAGTCCTGTCGTATCATTTAGCCAAAACACCAACCATGACGCTTGTCATGCGACCATTAAAAGCATTGTCAAAGCATCGTGGAGCTATTATTCATAGTGATCAGGGATTCCATTATCAGACACCGATGTTCATTAACACGTTGAAGGATTTTGGCATGACGCAAAGCATGAGCCGTAAATCAACACCAGTCGACAATGCACCGATTGAGAGCTTTTTCCATATTTTGAAAGCCAATATCGTGCATCATAAACAGTACGAATCATTTCATGATTTCAAAGTGGTCGTTGACGACTTTATCAATTATTACAACAATCACCGTATCAAACAAAAACTCAATGGTCTGTCGCCGGTTCAATATCGGCAACTCACCACTGAGTCTGTTAGTTAATTAATTCTATGTTGTCCAACTATTGGGGTTCACATCACAATTCTCGGTTTTTATAATACGGTTGTTTTACTAGGTTGTTCACCACGTAATGCGATGTAAAATTCGGCTTGAATAGCCAGTGTATAAGGTAAAGTAAATAAATTGGCGAGACCAAAAGTGAAAAAACCTAAGAAGTACCAGCCGATAAGACTGAGATACATCATGAATAATTGGCCTTTATAGTCGGTCATTAATTTTTGAGATTGCGCGATATAGTATTTGGTTGACTGAATATCACGCCCAGCGCGTAGGTCATCACGATACAAATACAAAGCCTGTGAGTATGAAAAACTCTTGATGATCCCGGGTATGATGAACAGTAATGTCCACAATAAGGTATAAACGGCACGTAGAAAAGCAATTTGGAATGCAGTACTAGTTAACAAGTTAAAACCAGCTTTAATTGGTGACTCAGGTGTTTTATCAGTTTCGTGCCAATCAATAAAGCCACTAACTGAACTTTCAGTAAAGAAATCACTGATGGCTGTCATCAATATGCCAATAACTATAACAATAATCAAAACAATGAGACTCACAATTGTAATGGTAAGCCAATTGTCTTGGAAAAGGTGCCCCATATTGCTTGCTGTATCGGTTACTTTTTGTGTTGTTGGATTCAAATTTTGTGAAAAAGTGACATCACGAGAATTGTGATCCGACATCACACCGAATACAGTGAATATCATCGGTACTAATGATAGTAAAAATGCTGCCTTAAAGTGTGTTGTGACACGTGACCACGCGATTTTTTTAATTTGTCTGTTATTTAGCATATTGTTTGAATTACTCCCACTAATCGTAAAACCATGGTAACAAGAAAAAGTGACATTTGCAAGTTAAACCTGTTAATAGCAGGCAAAAATGAGTAACAACTAAAAGATCAGATTTAAGATCATATAGTGTTTAGTTGGTTTGAGTTTAGGAAACGGCGGTTATATTGATATAGAGGTGTGCCAAAGTTAAGATAGATATTACTGTGATTAGATGTTAGGTTGCTTAGGGTGAAACAATTTGTGCAATGGATGGGCAAGGTGGCATGATATCATCAACGTTAAAGCGCTCAACCGCTATTATCTTACTTGAACATCATCGCTTGCTAAGCATTAATTTTTCTGGCGTTGAACGTGGTAGTTATGTCGAATTAACACCTATGAAAGATTGAGATGTTGCGAGAGAGTTAATTTTGATAAAAACTAGAGAAATTAACTCTAATTGATATTATCTGGTATAATGAAAACATCATGAGTTGCTAAAAAGGCAGATGGGTGTGTCAAAGAAAGTTAGTGGTTGCTGTAAACTAACCCGCCGCTGTCTCGAGTTACACAACGAAAAAAATATGACGTATGCCGCGATAAGGCATTTTAAGTGGTAGGTCCGATGACTTACAATTTAGGTGGTACCACGGTTAAAACCGTCCTATATTAATTTATAGGGCGGTTTTTGCTATCTATTGACCAATAAGGAGAAAAACATGAATTTTATAGAAGATCTTAAGTGGCGTGGGGCATTAAATCAAATCACAGATGAAAAGGGTTTACTGGATGCAATGGCAAGTGGCAAAATTGGGGCCTATGTTGGAACAGATCCAACGGCCGATTCATTGCATTTAGGTCATCTAATTCCATTTATGGTATTGAAGCGCTTTCAAAATGCTGGTGGTAAGGCAGTGATTATCATAGGTGGCGCGACAGGTGCGATTGGTGATCCGCGACCAACAACAGAACGTCAACTACTCACGCAAGAACAACTGGTTGAAAACGAAAAGGGTATTACAGCACAGGTTACAAAACTTTTCGGTGATAATGATACACGCATTGTTAACAATAATGACTGGCTAGGAAAGCTAACGCTAACAGATTTTCTGCGTGATTATGGTAAGCTATTCTCGATTAATGTCATGTTAAAAAAAGATGTTGTGGCTTCACGATTGGAAACAGGAATTTCTTTTACAGAATTCACTTATCAAGTACTGCAGGGCATTGATTTTCATGAGTTGTGGCGTCGAGAAGATGTGAAATTACAGATTGGTGGCTCTGACCAGTGGGGGAATATCACATCGGGTATTGATTTGATTCACTCACTTGAAGGTAATGCGGCAAAAGCCTTTGGTTTGACCATTCCTCTGATGACTGATTCAACAGGTAAAAAATTCGGAAAATCCGAAGGAAACGCAATCTGGTTGGATCCTGAAAAGACATCGCCTTATACATTCTATCAATTCTGGTTAAATCAAAACGATGCTGATGTCGTCAAATATTTGAAATATTTTACATTTTTGAACAGTGAAGAAATTGATGCATTAGCTAAAGCAATTGATACTAACCCCGGCGCACGTGAAGCACAACGTCGTTTGGCACAAGAAGTCACCAAGTTTGTTCATGGTCAAGCAGCTGTTGATGACGCTGAACAATTATCAAAAGCACTGTTTAGTGGGGATGTTGCAACATTGTCAGCGGCACAAATTGCTGACGCTTTTGG
It encodes the following:
- a CDS encoding ATP-binding protein yields the protein MINHIALNNFVKKSGTNKPLSLDPNELLSHHLMIVGATGNGKSTSLLSLVESLQQSQQTSIIFDATGEYSQIPHAITYTLGEDANLDFAELEAKDVGNILGIKNANLVPKLAMAIESLKIQNNVIKNNGTYIKINKKLTTFDQEQQKLSVFGRDYDATLLMTQVIQEFAVPFGDSRANYDLLGQEIDHEAVRSQWGDLLSGQSRVRQPTLNRVFNMHHNHTVPRVTQTDIFYILKLFSERRSQQRTLVIDVSQLKTGSDVSRLVLSLLLKKLLAIRMASTIRFPITIFLDEAHRYMPENEQQLNDTGLFKILREGRKYGIYSVVSTQSPLDIPAQLSGQFGSVLIHQLNHPDELQQIVSLKNIADYHNLSVGQAILKMYRNPNTMLVDVTKPTTKHDTASPKFR
- a CDS encoding bacteriocin immunity protein encodes the protein MAQIKWYAGGQERGKVALELIIQLLKELDGTGTAYDDLKHVLAVYFNEIKTESGSIPLIFSRMNLDVSNVMIKNHIVLPENAQQTMKKLSQLNQLRYGY
- a CDS encoding multidrug ABC transporter permease — its product is MAKSSGFFTMSNAYFWVSAACAIGIAGNAVVTFSKKISHTRKFYQLQAHTSNYSMRRWLMDQMAVQIILNFAICVVIIVAGLLMKSLAFNLNIVIMLVLFSLMGIYLSTIGFLLGIFVDSRTLDALSMPLSMVFGMLMVRLDTWLSGNVIVAITTVQKFFPGYYLFGIVQKIILKQNFSNEFLKFLLSCSLMVIPFMIVVIVQHKKHVPSLSADEVTQ
- a CDS encoding glycoside hydrolase family 32 protein codes for the protein MTKQLTEENFIPITNTRYRPNYHVAPTNGWMNDPNGFVYFQGYYHIFYQHYPYAAQWGPMHWGHKRSRDLIHWEGLPIALTPGDSEDTGGVFSGSAIVKDGRLWLVYTGHHYYGDNDPEHFWQNQNLAYSDDGIHFTKYANNPIISQAPDDSSHHFRDPKIWEHNGFYYIILGNQSNNGLGRAILYQSADLFEWQYLGVLDQSQSIAAEGDMWECPDFFTLNGKEILLMSPMNIQPQAYQFKNLYQTGYFIGQFDYTTQKFERNHFQELDHGHDFYASQTLLSPDGRRIVIGWADMWESKFNEKSDGWTGLLTLPRQLILNDDHLTMQPVAETSSLRQEILCQGPLSPTTMLSQHNSAIEIKATLATSNVSLYVKDVLNNDIISLYFDKDTHTFVLNHIDHPNDPRYAFVNELDQLDFNIFVDHSVIEIFVQQGEAVFTERFYIAGTPAISLVSDANSTISGQFTTYRLDSQTI
- a CDS encoding MFS transporter — protein: MNSTKSRLRSFKNASYLQSSTSMLLFFASWGIWWSFYQLWLTSPTSNGGLGLSGAQVGTIFSANSLFSLILMFVYGAIQDRLFIKRYLLIFNAIISTLIGPFFIWVYAPLLTNHFVIGMWVGAIVLSTGFLSAVGILEAVTERFSRVFSFEYGQARAWGSFGYAIVALLAGLLFVINPQLNFWFGSIFGILLLANLIFWVPKEERDAKQAISDLAREDSIPKLSDMLHLLKLPELWQVIIFIIFSWTFYTIFDSQMFPDFYTKLFSSPALGQHAYGTLNSIQVFFEAIMLGVVPIIMRKIGVKRTLMIGVVIMFMRIGLCGFNTNPYTVSAIKMLHSLEVPMFTLSIFRYFTLHFNTKLSASLYMIGFQIAAQIGQVILSTPLGILRDHVGYQNTFHVISVMVLLAGIYAFFVLKKDSQDVNGTPLAKI
- a CDS encoding XRE family transcriptional regulator, whose protein sequence is MKNVFKSQLCLLRQKMSLSQDALAQKLYVSRQSVSKWEHGDAEPDIDKLISLAEILAVDLNFLLSGQQSNEELIIRLQNISKKFKKTVLKDINLSVYGRDRIALLGANGSGKTTIINTIVGLVKPDGGRVRRFFNSSDDLSVMSQENVLIESLKVREHVMLSAQIQRQYSPIFVTEMIKKFNLNEQAQVIISQLSGGQRRRLALLISLLKPSKLLILDEPTVGMDLESIDFFWHYLDHVGGSVITITHDFNQIDKYFTRVILLKNGVIDKDVSVAAIHANNQTIEQWYRISNQEVG
- a CDS encoding LacI family DNA-binding transcriptional regulator, whose protein sequence is MSYKLEDVAKLAGVSKTTVSRVLNNRGYLSQKTIDNVYQAMSQLNYQPNAAAQQLQKKKTHIIGLLFPAIAHPFFGELVELLEKKLYLKGYTVIVGDSMYDEKKEEHYLRQLLSHQVDGLIVGTHNFNIQTYNKYSGLPIVSVERILNDEIPTISVDNYHGGVLATQYLIDQGAKHIVHTSGHTYPNMPSSLRHQGYIDTIKKHHFTPHHWEVEFELSHGEKDIIFSRLLDEHPNVDGIFAGNDVEAAQILSLIQRKYANANNQPLVIGFDGTNLIRTVLPNMPTIVQPINDLADTAVTVLENRMMNVPTQSTYMLDVTLYEGINQS